The following are from one region of the Pseudodesulfovibrio piezophilus C1TLV30 genome:
- a CDS encoding class I SAM-dependent methyltransferase, whose amino-acid sequence MANISGDIIKVRGWTFGKEDHCWLAQSWPDEYYETPYCCGCGASMTPCFQISNSAGALGCVTSICQRCGFVKKTSQLGGQYISQHFAKRWLIRRDDVLRESLYPYTKLAPLVKAGGRVLDLGCGIGDRLLPFHNNGFDVYGVDPSEHRTQIATTRMRNILVGDGETYLANNHEKFDLIYLFNVLQFLVNPFAVIQAALEHVVDGGFLFFSVSNFQEHNMVQLAHLGVIVSYLSPYSVGRFLQTSNLDSCVVEYSHSPFECIIRKGKGAQGNQNMHQASPCQLTNIVDSARTSSVYSRFPYMVRRSVELNSPGRTIEFHRRFIRKIKAPLTFMYDTEYIPVLLK is encoded by the coding sequence GTGGCGAATATTTCAGGGGATATAATCAAAGTCCGTGGGTGGACCTTTGGTAAAGAAGATCATTGTTGGCTAGCCCAAAGCTGGCCTGATGAGTATTACGAGACCCCCTATTGTTGCGGTTGTGGGGCTTCCATGACTCCTTGTTTTCAGATTTCCAATTCCGCTGGAGCCTTAGGATGTGTCACTAGTATTTGCCAAAGGTGTGGTTTTGTAAAAAAAACCAGTCAGTTGGGTGGTCAGTATATATCGCAGCACTTTGCTAAAAGATGGCTGATCAGAAGAGATGATGTTCTGAGAGAGTCGCTATATCCCTATACCAAATTAGCACCTTTAGTTAAAGCTGGAGGCCGAGTCTTGGATCTTGGTTGTGGTATCGGGGATCGCCTGCTGCCATTTCATAACAATGGTTTTGACGTATATGGCGTTGACCCTTCAGAGCATCGTACCCAAATAGCGACAACTCGAATGCGCAATATCCTGGTAGGGGATGGTGAAACCTACCTTGCCAACAATCATGAAAAATTTGATCTTATATATCTTTTTAATGTGCTTCAATTCTTGGTTAATCCCTTTGCGGTTATCCAAGCGGCTCTTGAGCACGTGGTTGATGGTGGCTTTCTGTTCTTTTCAGTGAGCAATTTTCAGGAGCATAATATGGTCCAGTTGGCTCATCTGGGAGTCATCGTTTCTTATCTTAGTCCTTATTCTGTCGGGCGTTTTTTACAAACTTCGAATTTAGATAGTTGTGTTGTTGAATACAGTCATTCTCCGTTTGAATGCATTATTCGCAAAGGGAAAGGGGCGCAAGGCAATCAAAATATGCATCAAGCATCTCCTTGTCAGTTGACTAATATTGTGGATTCAGCTCGAACAAGTTCTGTGTATTCTCGATTTCCTTACATGGTTCGGAGAAGTGTTGAGTTAAATTCACCTGGAAGGACAATTGAATTTCATCGGCGCTTTATTCGAAAAATAAAGGCTCCCCTAACATTCATGTATGACACAGAATATATTCCTGTGCTTCTGAAGTAG
- a CDS encoding N-acetylneuraminate synthase family protein, which produces MRTFSLDGKSIGNGKKTFIIAEIGLAHDGSLGMAHSYVDAVADAGADAIKFQTHIAEAESTSNEQFRINFSYEDATRFDYWKRTGFTFEQWDGLFAHAQERGLTFLSTPFSTTAVHWLDKIGVRGWKVGSGDLGNWELAEALAHTGKPVIFSTGMSSWDEIEDVIAFCTERKMDMALLQCTSKYPAPLKDVGLNVIDRLQNDFGIISGLSDHSGTVFPSLAVMARGVAIVEFHVVFDKRMFGLDTKASLTLDELAFVVEARNAFHSMGSEVDKNTTAQEMGKMRKLFGRSLALRHDLAKGAILTEEDLCLKKPGSGIPHKELVNLIGKPLTRAVPASRLLCIEDIGNEYE; this is translated from the coding sequence TTGCGTACATTCTCTTTAGATGGGAAAAGTATTGGTAATGGGAAGAAAACTTTTATTATTGCCGAAATTGGGCTGGCTCATGATGGTTCGCTGGGAATGGCTCATAGTTATGTTGACGCTGTTGCTGACGCAGGAGCAGATGCTATTAAATTCCAGACGCATATAGCAGAAGCTGAGAGCACAAGTAATGAGCAGTTTCGAATTAACTTTTCCTATGAAGACGCTACTCGGTTTGACTATTGGAAACGCACCGGGTTTACCTTTGAGCAATGGGATGGGCTGTTTGCGCATGCTCAAGAGAGAGGTTTGACTTTTTTAAGCACTCCTTTTTCCACTACTGCAGTTCACTGGCTTGACAAAATAGGTGTAAGAGGTTGGAAAGTCGGGTCTGGCGATCTGGGTAATTGGGAGTTGGCTGAAGCCTTGGCTCATACAGGTAAACCCGTTATTTTTAGTACAGGTATGTCTTCATGGGATGAGATTGAGGATGTCATTGCATTTTGTACTGAGCGGAAAATGGACATGGCTTTGCTGCAATGTACTTCGAAGTACCCTGCTCCTTTGAAAGATGTTGGGTTAAATGTCATTGACCGCCTTCAGAATGATTTTGGTATAATCTCTGGATTGTCGGACCATTCCGGGACCGTTTTCCCAAGTTTGGCAGTTATGGCTCGTGGTGTTGCTATTGTTGAATTTCACGTAGTTTTTGATAAGCGAATGTTTGGGCTAGACACGAAAGCGTCACTGACGTTGGATGAACTGGCCTTTGTTGTGGAAGCGCGGAATGCTTTTCACAGCATGGGGAGCGAAGTAGATAAAAATACAACAGCTCAAGAAATGGGGAAGATGCGAAAATTATTTGGTAGAAGCTTGGCACTACGTCATGATCTAGCAAAAGGGGCTATCCTTACAGAAGAGGATCTTTGTCTAAAAAAACCTGGATCAGGTATTCCTCATAAAGAGTTGGTTAACCTTATAGGAAAACCCCTCACGCGAGCGGTTCCCGCCTCTCGTTTGTTGTGCATTGAAGATATTGGAAATGAATATGAATAA